Proteins from a genomic interval of Lolium perenne isolate Kyuss_39 chromosome 1, Kyuss_2.0, whole genome shotgun sequence:
- the LOC127325184 gene encoding uncharacterized protein: MAAIGVTPVLYEPAAGDASCFFTSSLMPSYFSHGHGGVSSTTSSSPASSYSAALSASPVQSPMQPAIADYAGQLDMPEYLFDHGLFAALPPNGPLSPIQQDGSHGVPGASATTPTHARGAAEPAAMERPRTERIAFRMKSEIEILDDGYKWRKYGKKSVKNSPNPRNYYRCSTEGCDVKKRVERDRDDTAYVVTTYEGTHTHVSPSTVYYASQDAASGRFFVAGTHPPPGSLD; the protein is encoded by the exons ATGGCGGCAATCGGAGTGACGCCAGTCCTCTACGAACCAGCGGCGGGCGACGCCTCCTgcttcttcacctcctccttgATGCCATCGTACTTCTCCCACGGCCACGGGGGAgtcagctccacaacgtcatccaGCCCAGCGTCCAGCTACTCCGCCGCGCTCAGCGCCTCCCCGGTGCAGTCGCCGATGCAGCCAGCGATCGCCGACTACGCGGGACAGCTCGACATGCCCGAGTACCTCTTCGACCACGGCTTGTTTGCCGCGCTGCCGCCGAATGGCCCGCTCTCCCCCATCCAGCAAGATGGCAGCCACGGTGTCCCCGGTGCAAGCGCGACGACGCCCACTCACGCTAGGGGAGCTGCCGAGCCGGCGGCGATGGAGCGCCCGCGGACGGAGCGGATCGCGTTCCGGATGAAGTCGGAGATCGAAATCCTCGACGACGGGTATAAGTGGCGGAAGTACGGCAAGAAGTCCGTCAAGAACAGCCCCAACCCAAG GAACTACTACCGGTGCTCGACGGAAGGGTGCGACGTGAAGAAGAGGGTGGAGCGGGACAGGGACGACACAGCCTACGTGGTGACGACATACGAGGGGACACACACCCACGTCAGCCCCAGCACCGTTTACTACGCCAGCCAGGACGCCGCCTCCGGCCGCTTCTTCGTCGCCGGCACGCACCCACCGCCAGGGTCGCTCGACTAG